The following are from one region of the Aspergillus chevalieri M1 DNA, chromosome 1, nearly complete sequence genome:
- a CDS encoding arsenic resistance protein (COG:P;~EggNog:ENOG410PIA4;~InterPro:IPR002657,IPR038770,IPR004706;~PFAM:PF01758;~TransMembrane:10 (i50-69o81-105i117-141o153-172i179-206o226-246i258-277o289-310i322-345o351-372i);~go_component: GO:0016020 - membrane [Evidence IEA];~go_component: GO:0016021 - integral component of membrane [Evidence IEA];~go_function: GO:0015103 - inorganic anion transmembrane transporter activity [Evidence IEA];~go_function: GO:0015297 - antiporter activity [Evidence IEA]): MAPAKETVQQHSTEDPESCTPPKENNNEHDSLECQRPSSTFKQLGLLDKLLALWIFLAMAIGIILGNFVPNTARALERGKFVGVSIPIAVGLLVMMYPILCNVRYETLHRSFRQKALWIQVGFSVVVNWIIAPFFMLALAWAFLPDERGLREGLILVGIARCIAMVLVWTGLAGGDNEYCAILVAINSILQMILFAPLAIFFVRVIGGADSGFDIDYSLVAKSVGVFLGIPLGAAIVTRFMLIFLVNKEWYEKNFVKWISPLSLIGLLFTIIVLFASQGGRVVHQIVSVVRVAAPLVVYFAVIFLITLLVTRRCGFGYRLSCTQSFTAASNNFELAIAVAIATFGVDSDQALAATVGPLIEVPVLLSLVYVVKWLGRRRQWEA; encoded by the exons ATGGCTCCAGCAAAAGAAACAGTGCAGCAGCACTCCACAGAGGATCCAGAATCCTGCACCCCACccaaagaaaacaacaatGAACATGACTCTCTAGAATGCCAACGCCCAAGCTCTACGTTCAAGCAGCTGGGACTCCTCGACAAGCTCCTCGCCCTCTGGATATTCCTCGCCATGGCGATAGGGATTATCCTGGGGAACTTCGTACCTAATACCGCGAGAGCGTTGGAGCGGGGAAAGTTCGTTGGGGTTTCTATACCTATTG CTGTCGGCCTGCTGGTAATGATGTATCCTATCCTGTGCAATGTGCGGTATGAGACGCTCCACCGGTCATTTCGTCAGAAAGCGCTCTGGATTCAGGTGGGGTTCAGTGTTGTGGTGAACTGGATCATTGCTCCGTTTTTCATG CTTGCGTTGGCGTGGGCGTTCCTCCCAGACGAAAGAGGTCTCAGGGAGGGTTTGATTTTGGTTGGCATTGCACGATGCATTGCAATG GTCCTCGTATGGACAGGACTCGCCGGCGGTGATAACGAATACTGCGCCATCCTCGTTGCCATCAACTCGATCCTGCAAATGATCTTATTCGCCCCCCTTGCGATTTTCTTCGTGCGCGTCATCGGCGGCGCAGACAGTGGCTTTGACATCGACTACTCGCTCGTCGCCAAAAGCGTCGGCGTCTTCCTCGGCATCCCTTTGGGCGCAGCCATTGTTACCCGCTTCATGCTGATATTTCTGGTCAACAAGGAGTGGTACGAGAAGAATTTCGTCAAGTGGATCAGTCCGTTGTCGTTGATCGGACTCCTGTTCACGATCATAGTGCTTTTTGCTTCTCAGGGAGGGCGAGTTGTGCATCAGATTGTGTCGGTGGTACGAGTAGCAGCGCCGCTTGTTGTCTACTTCGCCGTTATTTTCTTGATCACGCTGCTGGTGACGCGCCGGTGCGGGTTCGGCTATAGACTGTCGTGCACGCAGAGTTTCACCGCTGCGAGCAACAACTTTGAGCTGGCGATTGCGGTGGCCATCGCAACTTTCGGTGTGGATAGTGACCAAGCACTAGCCGCGACAGTTGGACCTCTCATCGAGGTTCCAGTGCTGTTAAGCTTGGTCTATGTCGTAAAGTGGCTTGGGAGGCGGAGGCAGTGGGAGGCCTAG
- a CDS encoding bZIP transcription factor (COG:S;~EggNog:ENOG410Q2P1;~antiSMASH:Cluster_1.2) encodes MEFATDQRKDKLARIRENQRKSRARKQEYTHELRQQLASFKELAHQKDVQHRLTVQRLEAENARLKSLLTAVGVPSSVVHGYLQATGESEMARKVAIPALKRAEGAQGQGARSCSLKKETNGNAVCCAKPDGLVSIGEPGVSPDNGTDIAHQSVSRRSRICGSVADDRSFPANEDVLNTTLCAIAEELINQYNTRGVDLAEIQKKLWAGFTKSCATGEECRVQNHILFQVLDEISGD; translated from the exons ATGGAATTTGCCACTGATCAAAGG AAGGACAAACTAGCTCGGATCCGCGAGAACCAGCGCAAAAGTCGTGCCAGAAAGCAAGAGTACACACACGAGCTGAGGCAGCAACTCGCTTCGTTCAAAGAACTAGCTCACCAGAAAGATGTTCAACATCGACTAACGGTCCAAAGGCTAGAGGCCGAGAATGCACGGCTGAAATCTCTTCTGACTGCCGTGGGTGTGCCGTCTAGCGTTGTTCATGGCTACTTGCAGGCGACTGGGGAGTCTGAGATGGCGAGGAAAGTTGCGATTCCGGCTTTGAAGCGAGCTGAGGGAGCACAGGGGCAGGGTGCTCGCTCTTGTTCTTTGAAAAAGGAAACGAATGGCAATGCGGTTTGTTGTGCGAAGCCGGATGGATTAGTTTCTATCGGTGAGCCAGGGGTGAGCCCTGATAATGGGACGGATATAGCTCATCAATCCGTGTCTCGGAGGAGCCGTATCTGCGGAAGTGTGGCGGATGATCGGTCATTCCCAGCTAACGAGGATGTTCTTAATACCACTCTTTGTGCGATCGCGGAGGAGCTTATCAACCAGTATAATACCCGTGGGGTCGATCTGGCAGAAATACAGAAGAAGCTCTGGGCTGGCTTTACGAAGAGCTGTGCTACAGGGGAAGAATGCAGGGTGCAGAATCATATTCTTTTCCAGGTTCTGGATGAAATAAGTGGCGATTGA
- a CDS encoding ATP-binding protein (COG:S;~EggNog:ENOG410PPVP;~InterPro:IPR027417;~antiSMASH:Cluster_1.2), giving the protein MAAAITSWVLNPIQSLTMSRPRTRKLWCAVPGNLRRPFSIECVADQDDIETLMKKILDHAPAHAKKDASDYGDLILYSPVVQLNHEEEFRIDDGEFLHPRRMITSNPLFPESKDSDVDIVVVVSGDTTTWKRKRSESQSVNVPWTHPITENQLICPRERTVSKLAAILDEVNIVHVRGTPASGKTRLSELLRDYYRKEGRKAFLIKKWEELDSEDPWGSLIELVKKKNKELEGVSTSFPVTSSKSEHDLSWVLTSNTVIIVDEAQATYSDDTLWNTILKERQTPTYIYKFQLCLFCSYGSPAAGPDQTFFTPVKLANQQCISLTPQSQQDSPPIGLFYDKEEFKDVVSRLLTFQYEERFKFDEGALEYIFAVSSGHPGAVTSIVDVVYETYRHDIKRGHIRTLTEDHVIWFLEDTATVFEKLSIKPVNRSFPCISRATNGISNTLCKIAEEGSIPFDINDPSIKFCYQKGWIHRVALDGDDIAVLPSRLHEKYIEYFIGTIPITLPARFESLPKLCKEILREFSIRILRRSAEGKKISTASQPRPVEAQYQDEFYSGFTRVAGRGVSISSEWSRTKDGRVDFYIPEKKWAIELLRDHDKVDEHISRFKEGGKYHAWLKEKMIEDWIIIDCATSLPTKEFSEPKLWHAVFINDYSELQLYNYQKVLMMSVHLRN; this is encoded by the exons ATGGCCgctgccatcaccagctgggtgctcaacccaatccaatctttgacaatgtctcgaccacgTACTCGCAAATTATGGTGCGCTGTCCCTGGCAATCTTAGGCGGCCATTCTCTATAGAGTGTGTTGCAGACCAAGACGATATTGAGACACTCATGAAGAAGATTTTGGACCATGCACCAGCACATGCCAAGAAAGATGCATCTGACTATGGCGATCTCATCCTCTACAGCCCTGTGGTGCAACTCAATCATGAAGAGGAGTTCaggattgatgatggtgaattcttacatccacgccgaatgatcacgtccaacccactcttccccgaaagcaaggattcagatgtggatattgttgttgttgtgagcggagATACCACTACATggaaacggaagcgctctgaatcacaaagtg TGAATGTACCTTGGACACATCCCATCACAGAGAATCAATTGATATGCCCTCGAGAGCGTACAGTGTCGAAACTTGCGGCTATTTTGGATGAAGTGAAtatagtccatgtgcgtggaactccagccagtgggaaaacacGTCTCTCTGAACTTTTGAGAGACTACTATcgcaaagagggaagaaaggctTTCTTAATCAAGAAATGGGAGGAACTTGACTCTGAAGATCCTTGGGGCAGTCTTATTGAGCTtgtcaaaaaaaagaataaggAACTAGAAGGTGTCTCCACTAGTTTCCCTGTGACTTCATCAAAATCTGAACAtgatctctcttgggttttgacatcaaacactgttattattgtggatgaggcacaggcGACCTACAGTGATGATacgctctggaacacaatcctCAAAGAGAGACAGACTCCTACCTATATTTATAAATTTCaactatgtcttttctgctcttacggCAGTCCGGCAGCAGGtccagatcaaacattcttcactccagtcaAGCTTGCTAACCAACAATGCATCTCACTGACACCACAAAGCCAGCAAGactcaccacctattggtctattttatgacaaagaagagttcaaggatgtcGTTTCACGGTTGCTTACATTTCAATATGAAGAGAGGTTCAAATTCGATGAAGGTGCCCTGGAGTATATATTTGCAGTATCAAGTGGCCATCCAGGAGCAGTGACATccatagttgatgtagtttATGAG ACCTATCGCCACGACATCAAGCGTGGACATATAaggaccttgacagaagatcatgtcatctggttcctggaggacactGCCACAGTCTTTGAGAAGCTAAGCATCAAGCCAGTTAATCGCTCCTTTCCATGTATATCAAGAGCCACAAATGGAATCTCCAACACGTTGTGCAAAATCGCAGAAGAAGGGagtattccatttgatatcaatgatccaagcatcaagttctgttatcagaaaggttggattcacagggtagctctggatggtgatgatattgcagttctgccatcacgcttacatgaaaa atacatcGAATATTTTATTGGCACAATTCCAATAAccctgcctgccagatttgaGTCACTACCAAAATTGTGTAAAGAGATTCTCCGTGAATTCTCCATCAGGATCTTGAGGCgttcagctgagggcaaaaaaatatcaactgcatcacaacccagacctgtggaagccCAATACCAAGATGAATTCTACAGTGGATTCACCCGTGTAGCAGGGCGAGGTGTATCgatatccagtgaatggtcaagaactaaggatggtcgagtggatttctatatcccagaaaagaaatgggcgattGAATTGTTGAGAGATCATGATAaagttgatgaacatatctctcgattcaaggagggtggcaaatatcatgcctggctgaaggagaagatgattgaggattggatcataattgactgtgcgacttctcTACCAACCAAAG AGTTCTCTGAGCCTAAGCTGTGGCATGCtgtattcatcaatgattattctgaattgcagtTGTATAACTATCAGAAAGTTCTtatgatgtctgtgcatctaagAAATTGA
- a CDS encoding uncharacterized protein (COG:S;~EggNog:ENOG410PZ3X;~InterPro:IPR032567;~antiSMASH:Cluster_1.2) — protein sequence MTTFSAEISDHESNDQTDGNMGDNIHSGGTTTPVPQDLVAVIAGLQRQLQQMEERRIEDLRRLKEELTSPPREPLPQPTIEEIAPQPMADPVRRPRPKLTDPEVFDGRNRSLYRPFRSKLRAKLEVDKEALGNAYDRMWYAFGRLTDGAAMQVLPWMERFAKKGATESQLDGMLDQMDFIFLDRNLEEKAVRDLASLKQNNKPFTVFLTEFNRLLMEADGHNWPENTKRSYLDNALNREMNTRLETVEKKNGFEDYCRQLQQIADRMEKNQLRYSRNNKHTTSTSPAHPVNTTRASSPPQDMDWEPTTTTSARSQPRRVAKHVSREEMERRRQERRCLRCGDSTHFISHCPYDSPRNSTRMARSHIHGPELEDEEEQLREQPKLGKE from the coding sequence atgaccacattttcagcggaaatcagcgaccacgagtcaaacgaccaaaccgacggcaacatgggagacaatatacactcaggagggaccaccactcctgtcccacaagatcttgtcgcagttattgcaggacttcaacgacaactgcaacaaatggaagaacggcggattgaagatcttcgtcgtctcaaagaagagttgacgagcccacccagagagcccttgccacaaccgactattgaagagatagccccccaaccaatggcggaccctgttaggagacctcgacccaagctgacagacccagaagtctttgatggtcgaaaccgaagtctctaccgtccgtttcgaagcaagctgcgcgctaaacttgaggtcgataaagaagccttgggcaatgcctatgatcgtatgtggtatgcttttggccgtctaacagatggggctgctatgcaggtgctgccctggatggagcggtttgctaagaaaggagctactgagagccagctggacggaatgcttgatcaaatggacttcatctttctggaccggaatctggaggagaaggctgtacgagaccttgcaagcttgaaacagaacaacaagcccttcacagtctttctcactgagttcaaccgactactcatggaagctgatggccataactggcctgaaaacacaaaaaggtcctacctagacaatgcattaaaccgtgagatgaacacacgccttgaaactgttgaaaagaaaaatggatttgaagactattgccgccagctacagcagattgcggaccggatggagaagaaccaattgcggtactcacggaacaataagcataccacctcaacttctccagctcaccctgtgaataccacccgtgcttcctctccaccccaagatatggactgggaacccacaacaacaacttctgcacgcagccaacctcgacgcgtggctaagcatgtatcacgagaagaaatggaacgccgcagacaagaacgacgttgccttcgttgtggtgactccacgcattttatctcccattgcccctacgacagtcctaggaacagtacccgcatggctcgctcacacattcatgggccggaactcgaagatgaagaagagcagttgagggaacaacccaagctgggaaaagaatag
- a CDS encoding uncharacterized protein (COG:S;~EggNog:ENOG410PNT6;~TransMembrane:3 (o42-62i165-189o204-221i)), which produces MVSTRQQKRDFPSPPRRSPSPPRDTTTTTTTNKWVHTPSTAITLWLIFSIPLVLWDSGYVLLRPHSMPGNSLHSPLWTPYALYGTIDYIYGWPAFNARNGFTAAQTVLNLFESAGYCYYLWVVYRYGVSVSAGSAGGRGRGKRAEKAEKKVLGFLKEERVVAGRVGATALLIAYSASVMTLGKTVLYWLNEVFSGFENIGHNDIFTLIFLWIIPNGLWIIFPSYNIYVMGSEITASLENSSVKGKRSKSS; this is translated from the exons ATGGTTTCAACGCGTCAGCAAAAGCGAGACTTCCCTTCTCCCCCGCGCCGctccccttcccctcctcgcgacaccaccaccacaaccaccacaaACAAATGGGTCCACACCCCCTCAACCGCCATAACCCTCTGGCTCATCTTCTCAATCCCGCTCGTCCTCTGGGACTCCGGGTACGTGCTCCTGCGCCCGCACAGCATGCCCGGCAACAGTCTGCACTCCCCGTTATGGACACCCTACGCGCTGTACGGTACCATCGACTATATCTACGGCTGGCCAGCGTTTAATGCCCGAAATGGTTTTACGGCTGCGCAGACCGTGTTGAATTTGTTTGAGTCGGCGGGTTATTGTTATTATCTGTGGGTTGTTTATCGGTACGGGGTTTCGGTGTCGGCGGGAAGTGCGGGTGGGAGGGGACGGGGGAAGAGGGCGGAGAAGGCGGAAAAGAAGGTTTTGGGGTTTttgaaggaggagagggtTGTTGCGGGGAGGGTTGGGGCTACTGCGCTGCTGATTGCGTATAGTGCTTCTGTTATGACGTTGGGGAAGACGGTTTTGTATT GGCTGAACGAGGTTTTCTCTGGCTTTGAGAATATTGGTCACAATGACATTTTtacgttgatcttcttgtGGATTATTCCCAA CGGTCTGTGGATTATCTTCCCAAGCTACAATATCTACGTGATGGGATCGGAGATTACGGCTTCTTTGGAAAACTCGTCTGTCAAGGGTAAACGGTCAAAGTCTTCATAG